The Malus domestica chromosome 13, GDT2T_hap1 genome includes a window with the following:
- the LOC103451503 gene encoding short-chain dehydrogenase reductase ATA1-like → MFIRTYAVFICFSFVRLANKVAVITGGARGIGAAAAKLFARNGAHVIVADILDDIGATLADSIGGRYIHCDVSKEADVESAVELALKWKGRIDIMFNNAGVPGPSGSISSLDMEQVKDLLSINVLGVVHGIKYAAAAMIKGRRGGSIICTSSSAGIMGGLGGHAYTLSKEALNGLAKSAACELGVHGIRVNNISPHGVPSEMLVDAYRMHLGKMDMTAEDVSRIVGERGSLLRGRCATVEDVAEAALFMASEDAGFITGHNLVLDGGYTSACSTMSFIYQNSNKDTV, encoded by the coding sequence ATGTTTATTCGTACATATGCGGTTTTTATCTGCTTTAGTTTTGTTAGGTTGGCGAACAAAGTTGCAGTCATAACTGGGGGTGCAAGAGGGATTGGAGCTGCCGCGGCCAAGCTATTCGCCCGAAACGGAGCCCATGTCATCGTTGCTGATATACTCGACGACATAGGAGCTACACTGGCTGATTCTATCGGAGGCCGCTACATACACTGCGATGTGTCAAAGGAAGCTGATGTTGAATCGGCTGTTGAGCTTGCACTCAAATGGAAAGGCCGAATTGACATCATGTTCAACAATGCCGGCGTTCCTGGTCCCTCGGGGAGTATATCCAGCCTTGACATGGAGCAGGTCAAGGACCTCCTCTCGATCAATGTTCTCGGCGTTGTGCACGGAATCAAGTACGCTGCAGCGGCCATGATCAAAGGTCGAAGAGGAGGGAGCATCATTTGCACATCAAGCTCAGCCGGTATCATGGGAGGCCTTGGGGGACATGCCTACACATTGTCGAAGGAGGCCCTCAACGGATTGGCAAAAAGTGCCGCGTGTGAGTTGGGAGTGCATGGCATTCGAGTGAACAACATTTCGCCTCACGGGGTTCCTTCGGAGATGCTCGTCGATGCCTACAGAATGCATCTCGGGAAAATGGACATGACGGCAGAAGATGTAAGCAGAATTGTGGGAGAGAGGGGGAGCTTGTTGCGCGGGAGGTGCGCAACGGTGGAAGATGTGGCGGAAGCCGCATTGTTCATGGCCAGCGAAGACGCCGGGTTTATAACGGGACATAATCTTGTTCTTGATGGGGGTTATACTTCTGCTTGCAGTACCATGAGCTTCATCTACCAGAACAGTAACAAGGATACAGTGTAA